One region of Desmodus rotundus isolate HL8 chromosome 11, HLdesRot8A.1, whole genome shotgun sequence genomic DNA includes:
- the BAK1 gene encoding bcl-2 homologous antagonist/killer, whose product MASGQGPGPPGQGCEEPAPSSTSEEQVAQDTEEVFHSYVFYRHQQEQEADGAAAPADPEMVTLPPEPASLMGQVGRQLAIIGDAINQRYDEEFQTMLHRLQPTTENAYEYFTKIASSLFESGINWGRVVALLGFGYRLALYVYQRGLTGFLGQVTRFVVDFMLHHCIARWIAQRGGWVAALDLANGPIRNMLVILAVVLLGQFVIRRFFKS is encoded by the exons ATGGCGTCTGGGCAAGGACCAGGCCCTCCCGGGCAGGGGTGTGAAGAGCCTGCCCCATCCTCCACTTCGG AGGAGCAGGTAGCCCAAGACACAGAGGAGGTTTTCCACAGCTACGTTTTTTACCGCCAtcagcaggagcaggaggctgaTGGGGCGGCTGCCCCCGCTGACCCAGAGATGGTCACCTTGCCCCCGGAACCTGCCAG ccTCATGGGGCAGGTGGGTCGGCAGCTCGCCATCATCGGGGACGCCATCAACCAGCGCTATGACGAGGAGTTCCAGACCATGCTGCATCGCCTGCAGCCAACTACGGAGAACGCCTATGAGTACTTCACCAAGATCGCCTCCAG CCTGTTTGAGAGTGGCATCAACTGGGGCCGCGTGGTGGCTCTCTTGGGCTTCGGCTACCGCCTGGCCCTGTATGTGTACCAGCGCGGACTGACTGGCTTCCTGGGCCAGGTGACCCGCTTCGTGGTGGACTTCATGCTGCATCACTGCATTGCCCGGTGGATCGCgcagaggggaggctgg GTGGCAGCCCTGGACTTGGCCAACGGCCCTATCCGGAACATGCTGGTCATTCTGGCTGTGGTTCTGTTGGGCCAGTTTGTGATACGAAGATTCTTCAAGTCATGA